One Streptomyces drozdowiczii DNA segment encodes these proteins:
- a CDS encoding Gfo/Idh/MocA family protein: MSDLRLGVIGLGLRRSIAMSAHHPGQGSAITAVCDLDPEVRSREAERFGAEIAVEDYKLLLGRDDLDAIIVATPDDTHETIAIDALRAGKAVFVEKPLGISVESCDNILRAAYETGTRLYVGHNMRHMGVVRLMRDIIARGDIGEPKAVWVRHFVGYGGDYYFKDWHADRTRTTGLLLQKAAHDIDVLHWLAGGYTQRVNALGDLLVYGNLPRREPDTPRPENWLREFDWPPTARKDLHHIVDVEDVSVMNMQLDNGVVAAYQQCHFTPDYWRNYTVIGTEGRLENFGDGPGDEVKVWNTGPSGYRADADITYRVPEAKGSHGGGDSRIMQEFVRFAREGGLTDTSPVAARMSVAAGVLATRSLREGGAPFEVPPLDPELIAYFERGQVRS; encoded by the coding sequence GTGTCAGACCTGCGACTCGGCGTCATCGGGCTCGGCCTGCGCCGGTCCATCGCGATGTCGGCCCACCACCCCGGCCAGGGCTCGGCGATCACCGCCGTCTGCGACCTCGACCCGGAGGTGCGCAGCCGCGAGGCCGAGCGCTTCGGCGCCGAGATCGCGGTCGAGGACTACAAGCTGCTCCTCGGCCGGGACGACCTGGACGCGATCATCGTCGCGACCCCGGACGACACCCACGAGACCATCGCCATCGACGCCCTGAGGGCCGGCAAGGCGGTCTTCGTGGAGAAGCCGCTCGGCATCTCCGTCGAGAGCTGCGACAACATCCTGCGCGCCGCGTACGAGACCGGCACCCGGCTCTACGTCGGCCACAACATGCGCCACATGGGCGTCGTCCGGCTGATGCGCGACATCATCGCGCGCGGCGACATCGGTGAGCCCAAGGCCGTCTGGGTGCGCCACTTCGTGGGCTACGGCGGCGACTACTACTTCAAGGACTGGCACGCCGACCGCACCCGCACCACCGGTCTGCTCCTCCAGAAGGCCGCCCACGACATCGACGTGCTGCACTGGCTGGCCGGCGGCTACACGCAGCGCGTCAACGCCCTCGGCGACCTGCTCGTCTACGGGAACCTGCCGCGCCGCGAGCCGGACACCCCGCGCCCCGAGAACTGGCTGCGCGAGTTCGACTGGCCGCCGACGGCCCGCAAGGACCTGCACCACATCGTGGACGTCGAGGACGTCTCGGTGATGAACATGCAGCTGGACAACGGCGTCGTGGCCGCCTACCAGCAGTGCCACTTCACCCCCGACTACTGGCGCAACTACACGGTCATCGGCACCGAGGGCCGGCTGGAGAACTTCGGTGACGGCCCCGGCGACGAGGTCAAGGTCTGGAACACCGGCCCCAGCGGCTACCGCGCCGACGCCGACATCACCTACCGGGTGCCCGAGGCCAAGGGCTCCCACGGCGGCGGCGACAGCCGGATCATGCAGGAGTTCGTCCGCTTCGCCCGCGAAGGGGGACTCACCGACACCTCCCCGGTCGCCGCCCGGATGAGCGTCGCCGCCGGTGTCCTCGCGACCCGCTCCCTGCGCGAGGGCGGTGCGCCCTTCGAGGTGCCGCCCCTCGACCCGGAGCTGATCGCGTACTTCGAACGCGGCCAGGTCCGTTCCTGA
- a CDS encoding carbohydrate ABC transporter permease — MSQSVATRLRAARSGATPRPRKSNGRPPWMERPHWYGQGAKGLALIVLTVIVLYPFVLAIGTSLAGREELNANGGYVLIPHHPTLEAYRVILSGGVVTRAAVVSIFITLIGTALSLACTVMIAYGTSRPGTVLAKPILLLVLGTFLFAPGIIPTYLAVQQFHMLDTYASLILPVLLNAFNIVVVRSFFQSIPEELYDAARIDGAGEVTVLFRIVLPLSKAVLAVVGLFYAVGYWNSFFNAVLYLNDSSKFPIQVILRSYVLNGQSINASAMGVHSIPPATSLQMAVLIIAIVPIFCVYPFLQKFFVKGVLTGAIKG; from the coding sequence ATGAGTCAGTCCGTCGCGACCCGGCTGCGCGCCGCCCGGTCCGGGGCCACGCCCCGCCCCCGCAAGTCCAACGGCCGCCCGCCGTGGATGGAGCGCCCGCACTGGTACGGGCAGGGCGCCAAGGGCCTCGCGCTCATCGTGCTCACCGTGATCGTGCTCTACCCGTTCGTCCTGGCCATCGGCACCAGCCTCGCGGGCCGCGAGGAGCTGAACGCCAACGGCGGCTACGTACTGATCCCGCACCACCCGACGCTGGAGGCGTACCGCGTCATCCTGTCCGGCGGCGTGGTCACCCGGGCCGCCGTGGTCTCCATCTTCATCACGCTGATCGGGACCGCGCTCAGCCTGGCCTGCACGGTGATGATCGCGTACGGCACCTCGCGCCCCGGCACGGTCCTCGCCAAGCCGATCCTGCTGCTCGTGCTCGGCACGTTCCTCTTCGCGCCCGGCATCATCCCGACGTACCTCGCCGTCCAGCAGTTCCACATGCTGGATACGTACGCGTCACTGATCCTTCCGGTGCTGCTGAACGCCTTCAACATCGTCGTGGTCCGCTCGTTCTTCCAGTCCATTCCGGAAGAGCTGTACGACGCGGCGCGCATCGACGGCGCCGGCGAGGTCACGGTCCTCTTCCGGATCGTCCTCCCGCTGTCGAAGGCGGTCCTCGCGGTGGTCGGCCTGTTCTACGCCGTCGGGTACTGGAACAGCTTCTTCAACGCGGTGCTGTACCTCAACGACTCCAGCAAGTTCCCGATCCAGGTGATCCTGCGGAGCTACGTCCTCAACGGGCAGAGCATCAACGCCTCCGCGATGGGCGTCCACTCGATCCCGCCCGCGACCTCGCTGCAGATGGCCGTGCTGATCATCGCGATCGTGCCCATCTTCTGCGTCTACCCCTTCCTGCAGAAGTTCTTCGTCAAGGGCGTCCTCACCGGGGCGATCAAGGGCTGA
- a CDS encoding ABC transporter permease, with amino-acid sequence MANTPVTAARPPVPQPRDPEDAERPAGRKGKKNRIRQPLRQRLKRDKALLLFCLPGVLYFVLFFYLPLAGNVIAFQDYQPFLGFKQSPFVGMANFTALLAEPEFWSAVSNTLQITAIQLLLYFPAPIALALLLNSLISEKIKRFIQTVVYLPHFLSWVVVVAMFKQVLGGAGSVTTLLMEHGVSIGNVMTDPGTFKFLITAQAIWKDCGWGTIIFLASIASIDMGQYESAAMDGAGWMRRIWHITLPGIRPVILMLLILRLGDILSVGFEQILLQRDAVGPDAAEVMDTYVYFHGVVDGDWGMSTAAGLMKGVIGFALILAANKLAHRFGEQGVYR; translated from the coding sequence ATGGCAAACACGCCGGTCACAGCTGCGCGGCCGCCCGTGCCGCAGCCCCGCGACCCGGAAGACGCGGAACGCCCCGCGGGGAGGAAGGGCAAGAAGAACCGAATACGGCAGCCGCTCCGGCAGCGCCTCAAGCGGGACAAGGCACTCCTGCTCTTCTGCCTGCCCGGCGTGCTGTACTTCGTCCTCTTCTTCTATCTGCCGCTCGCGGGCAACGTCATCGCCTTCCAGGACTACCAGCCGTTCCTGGGCTTCAAGCAGAGCCCGTTCGTGGGGATGGCGAACTTCACCGCGCTGCTGGCCGAGCCCGAGTTCTGGAGCGCGGTGTCCAACACCCTCCAGATCACGGCGATCCAGCTCCTCCTCTACTTCCCGGCGCCGATCGCCCTGGCCCTGCTGCTGAACTCGCTCATCAGCGAGAAGATCAAGCGGTTCATCCAGACCGTCGTCTACCTGCCGCACTTCCTGTCGTGGGTCGTCGTCGTCGCGATGTTCAAGCAGGTGCTCGGCGGCGCCGGTTCGGTCACCACGCTCCTCATGGAGCACGGGGTCAGCATCGGCAACGTGATGACCGACCCGGGGACCTTCAAGTTCCTCATCACCGCGCAGGCCATCTGGAAGGACTGCGGCTGGGGCACGATCATCTTCCTGGCGTCCATCGCCTCGATCGACATGGGCCAGTACGAGTCCGCCGCCATGGACGGCGCCGGCTGGATGCGCCGGATCTGGCACATCACCCTGCCCGGCATCCGGCCGGTCATCCTGATGCTGCTCATCCTGCGGCTCGGCGACATCCTCTCGGTCGGCTTCGAGCAGATCCTGCTCCAGCGCGACGCCGTCGGCCCGGACGCCGCCGAGGTGATGGACACCTATGTCTACTTCCACGGCGTCGTGGACGGCGACTGGGGCATGAGCACCGCCGCCGGACTGATGAAGGGCGTCATCGGATTCGCCCTCATCCTCGCCGCCAACAAGCTGGCCCACCGCTTCGGCGAGCAGGGAGTGTACCGATGA
- a CDS encoding DeoR/GlpR family DNA-binding transcription regulator codes for MSRDARWNALLELVGKHGRVDVEDAAKTLDVSAATIRRDLDQLAEQQLLTRTRGGAIAHGVSYELALRYKTGRNAPEKRAIGRAVAELVAVGEVVGLTGGTTITEVARSLAVRADLVGEGAGGASGQPTLTVVTNALNIANELVIRPQIKMVVTGGVARPQSYELTGPLASGVLGEITLDVAVLGVNAIDTERGAYVHHEGEASINRLLAQQAQRVVVAADSSKIGKRAFARVCDLSLVDFLVTDRGIAPEASARFTEAGVTVIAV; via the coding sequence TTGTCCAGGGATGCCCGGTGGAACGCACTGCTGGAACTCGTAGGTAAGCACGGCCGGGTGGACGTCGAGGACGCCGCGAAGACGCTGGACGTCTCGGCCGCGACCATCCGGCGCGACCTGGACCAGCTCGCCGAACAGCAGCTTCTCACCCGTACCAGGGGCGGCGCGATCGCCCATGGCGTCAGTTACGAGCTGGCCCTCCGGTACAAAACGGGGCGCAACGCCCCGGAGAAGCGGGCCATCGGCCGCGCCGTCGCCGAACTCGTCGCGGTCGGCGAGGTGGTCGGCCTCACCGGCGGCACCACCATCACCGAGGTGGCCCGCTCGCTCGCCGTCCGCGCGGACCTGGTGGGCGAGGGGGCCGGCGGCGCGTCGGGGCAGCCCACGCTGACGGTGGTGACCAACGCCCTCAACATCGCCAACGAGCTGGTGATCCGCCCGCAGATCAAGATGGTCGTCACCGGCGGAGTCGCCAGGCCCCAGTCGTACGAGCTGACCGGCCCGCTGGCCAGCGGGGTGCTCGGCGAGATAACGCTGGACGTGGCCGTGCTCGGCGTCAACGCCATCGACACCGAACGCGGCGCGTACGTGCACCACGAGGGCGAGGCCAGCATCAACCGGCTGCTCGCCCAGCAGGCCCAGCGCGTAGTGGTCGCCGCCGACTCCTCGAAGATCGGCAAGCGGGCCTTCGCCCGGGTCTGCGACCTCTCCCTGGTCGACTTCCTGGTCACCGACCGGGGAATCGCCCCCGAGGCGTCCGCCCGCTTCACCGAGGCCGGCGTCACGGTCATCGCCGTCTGA
- a CDS encoding SIS domain-containing protein, which translates to MSFVEIEIASQPECWRRAAELAPSHAAALPAAGERVAVVGCGTSFYMAQAYASLREESGQGETDAFAASEFPTRRRYDRVVALTRSGTTTEVLELLDRLRGTTPTVAITADPETPVMTAADAVVVLDFADEQSVVQTRFATTLLTLLRAHLGLHTDAVVRDAERALAKPLPEGLVDCTQFSFLGRGWTAGLANEAALKMKEASLSWTESYAAMEYRHGPISIATDTTATWMFGAAPEGLREQLLETGARWVQSDLDPLADLIRVQRLAVARATARGLDPDAPRHLTRSVVLADA; encoded by the coding sequence GTGTCATTTGTCGAGATCGAGATCGCCAGTCAGCCGGAGTGCTGGCGCCGCGCAGCGGAGCTGGCACCGAGTCACGCGGCCGCGCTGCCCGCGGCCGGCGAGCGCGTCGCCGTCGTCGGCTGCGGCACCTCGTTCTACATGGCTCAGGCATACGCCTCGCTCCGTGAGGAGTCCGGGCAGGGCGAGACCGATGCCTTCGCCGCGTCCGAGTTCCCCACCCGCCGCCGCTACGACCGGGTCGTCGCGCTCACCCGCTCCGGCACCACGACCGAGGTCCTCGAACTCCTCGACCGGCTGCGCGGCACCACGCCCACGGTGGCCATCACCGCCGACCCGGAGACCCCGGTGATGACGGCCGCCGACGCGGTCGTCGTCCTCGACTTCGCGGACGAACAGTCCGTCGTCCAGACCCGGTTCGCCACCACCCTGCTCACGCTGCTGCGCGCGCACCTCGGTCTGCACACCGACGCCGTGGTCCGGGACGCGGAGCGGGCGCTCGCCAAGCCGCTGCCGGAGGGCCTGGTGGACTGCACGCAGTTCTCGTTCCTCGGGCGGGGCTGGACGGCGGGCCTCGCCAACGAGGCGGCGCTCAAGATGAAGGAGGCGTCGCTGTCCTGGACCGAGTCGTACGCCGCGATGGAGTACCGCCACGGCCCGATCTCCATCGCCACCGACACGACCGCCACCTGGATGTTCGGCGCCGCGCCCGAGGGGCTGCGCGAACAGCTCCTGGAGACCGGTGCCCGCTGGGTGCAGAGCGATCTGGACCCGCTGGCCGACCTGATCCGCGTCCAGCGCCTGGCCGTCGCCCGCGCCACCGCCCGCGGCCTCGACCCGGACGCTCCGCGCCACCTGACCCGCTCGGTGGTCCTGGCGGACGCCTGA